AAGTATGCCAAGTGCCTAAAACTGCTTGGCACCTATTAGGgggctccataaatatttgctcaatctttttttttctttaagagacaaggtcttgctgagcccagggtggagtgtagtggcacaatcatagctcactgcagcctcgaccttctgggctcaagctgttcacttcagcctccagagtagcgggATTATAGTgttgagccaccacaaccagcttgCTCAAGAATTTAGTGACCCATAGTAAAGGCCTAGAgtatctaaaaaagaaagaaaaaggaaaaaaggaaggaaggaaagagggagggagaaaaaaagagaaaagaaagaaaagaatataatggGGTGTcaccaggcgccgtggctcatgcctgtatcccagcactttgggaggccgaggcgggttgaTTGCTTGCGCTCTGGAggtggagactagcctgggcaacatggtgaaaccctgtctctaacaaaaatacaaaaattagctggatgtggtggtggtgtgcgcctgtggtcccagctgcttggagttGGGGTGGGgtattggggtgggaggattgcttgagccgaggaagcagaggttgcagtgagccaagatcgcaccactgcactccagcctgggtgacagagtgagaccccatcccccccccaaaaaaaaagaatgggaagccattgaaggTTATAAGGAAGGAAGTGACATGATCTGGAAAAGGTTCCTTTGCTCTTTggagaatggattgtagaatgaatGTGGAAGTAAGCAGGTTTGGTGAAGGAAGTTTGGCAATAAAGGGAAGGAGGGTGGGATTTGATCGTGTACGATCCCAGGGGAAAATCTTTCCCTTTGCCCTCTGAAGATCTGCTGAAAAATCAGCTCACAAAAGGCAGGTTAactggagaaaaggcatacaaatttattaacatgcACACTGGGAGAACCACAAAGTGATTACCCATCTCCCTACAGAGTTCGTGAGTTTATATACCATCTGGCAAAACAGATTATGGGAGGGGTGTCTCACgtgtgtccatgtgaagagaccaccaaacaggctttgtgtgagcaacaaggctgtttatttcacctgggtgcaggcaggctgagtccgaaaaaagtagtcagcaaagggtggtgggattatcattagttcttataggttttgggataggcagtggagttaagagcaatgttttgggggcagggggtggatctcacaaagtacattctcaagggtggggagattataaagaaccttcttaagggtgggggagattacaaagtacgttgatcagttagggtggggcggaaacaaatcacaatggtggaatgtcatcagttaaggctattttcacttcttttgtggatcttcagttgcttcaggccgtCTGGATGTATAAGTGCAGGTCactggggatatgatggcttagcttgggctcagaggcctgaaaAGGGGTAAAAGAgaaattatgttttctgtttttgtagagacggggtcttgctatgttgcaagcctaatctcgaactcctgggcttaagtaatcctcctgccttggcctcccaaagtgctgggataacaggcctgAGCCAGCATGTCCAgctctatttgtttttaaataaaccgAACTTTGGCCAGAAGGAGATTCTGTTGAAGGGCAATAAAGGATTATTagggagaatggaatggagacagAGATTAACTTGTTAATAGTTCTCTTTGGAATTTAAGTGATCCTGAGGTACACAGTACCTGTAAAAGGGTTTGTTTAGGTGTGGTTACATGTTAGTCTTAgtgggaggggaagaaaaaacaaGTATTCTTTTTAGTGGGTTTGGACTTTAGGCAGATAAAGAGTTCCAGAGAACAACTTCGTCCTAGCTTTGGGAGAGTCTGGGGTGGAAGGATCAGAGAGACCTTGCGGCTTCTTGAGTTCAGCATGTCAGAgggccatattttggggtattggtttttctttttttttttttgagacagagtcttgctctgtctttgttgcccaggctgtgcagtggcatgatctcagctcactgcaagctctgcctccggggttcaagtgagcacgtctggctaatttttttggatttttagtaaagatggggtttcgccatgttggccaggctggtctcgaactcctgacctcaagtgatctacctgccttagcctcccgcagtgtagggattacaggcatgagccaccgcgcctggcctggggtATTAGTTTCTGAGTTCCAACAGTTAGACGGGATTGGAGGAGCAGGACCCTGAAGAGGAGGAGGGTAGGACAGTGCAAATGGAGGTAGatttgaagttgttttttttttttttctgaaggaggAGGCAAGCTCTTTTGATGAAAATGAGGTGGTAAAGTCAAAGGTTTGGGGGGAGAGTTTGATACAGAGGCTTAGCAGGGACTGCATTTTATCACAATATAAGAATGCTGGTTGTGGATTTGAAAGAACAAGTCGCTTAAGCTCTAtaaacctcaatttccttatAACTAAGGTGGAGGTGATACTAGTGCATACCTCATAGAGTCACCAGGAGACTGAGAGATCCGATCCGGTAAAGCTCTTCATGGGGTCTGACATAGAGTACGCACTCACAAATTTTCAGCTAATTTTAGCTGTTACAGAAAAGGTGGCCATTATAACACTCAGGGAGCAGTGAAAATCAACCAGGCACATTTTCTCATTGTTGATGGTCAGCCACCTATGGTTTACTAGATTAGGAATAAAAATAGCTAATCTCTATTCTCCCACTGATTTGCCATCTGTTCTCAGACAGATCTTTTGTCCATCTGATCCTTGGTTTCTTCTAGGATAAAATGAAGGTTTTGGACTAGATGACTACTAAAGGCTGTTTCAGTGTAACCATGCTACATCTCTAAGAGGCAGAGAAACCTCCTACCCCCATTCTCCCAGACACACCTAAACAACCCCTatccacacacacagtcacagtAAGCATCAGAGATACACAAATGCTCCCAAACAGGAGGCTTTCATCCTTGACCCATCCCAGCCCTGGCCTCTCAGTCTTTGCGTGTCTCCAGGGCTGTAACGCTGGCCCCCTTGAGGCCACTTGCTCAGCTATGCTAGTTGTATCTCAGTGCTGCCGCCAGCCAAGAGTAAACCCGTGAGCATCTTGAGAGTGCTTGAGAGAAGCTGGACCCTATGTGAATGGTGGATAAGAGGGAGATGGCTATCACCCTTGGAAGGCCTCAAGATTCGGCCTCATTGTGACTGACTGCTTTGGCTGGGTCTTTTTGTTTCAGGCCATCATGAGGAAGCCACGAGCAGCCGTGGGAAGTGGTCACAGGAAGCAGGCAGCCAGCCAGGAAGGGAGGCAGAAGCGTGCTAAGAACAACAGTCAGGCCAAGCCTTCTGCCTGTGATGGTAAGGAACTCGGTTGTGGCCCAAGGCTCATTGGCCATGAAAGGGGGCAGATTCAGGCTGGGAAGGGATTGTGATACGTATCAAGACATTAAGAGACTTActaagggccaggtgcggtggctcacacctgtaatcccagcactttgggaggccgaggcgggtggatcccttgagcccaggagtttgaggccagcttaggtaacatggcgaaaccccctctctatgcACGCGTGGTGGTgagcgtctgtagtcccagctactcgggaagctgaggtgacaggattgcttgagcctggaaggcagaagttgcactgagtcaagatagtgccactgcatttcagcctgggcaacagagccagactcttgtctcaaaaaaaaagagactcaCTAAGGGTGTAATTCTGACTATATTGCTGTGTGACATTAGGATAATTGCTCTGAATGGCTGCTTTCTTACCAGTAAAATGGAGCAGTAGTTCAGCATTTCCTCCCTCATGTGGCTTTCTTGGGACCAAATGAGTTTATGAGCCTGAAAGTGTTTTGTAAATAGGAAGGTCCTGCACCAGTATACATTATAGCTGGCTGAAACTATTAGGTTTTCATTATGGCTCAGAGACAAAGAAGCCAGCAGTACCACCCTGAGAAAATTAAGGCCAGAAACTTAGCCACAGCTTCACACAATTACATAACTCTGATCTGACTCCAGCTCCAAAGCTTAAGGGGGTTTGTTGGGGGAAGCCCTAAGTGGGAGCATACTGCCATAGGCTGCTGTGTCCCAAGACCCTGATGCACAGCCTGTGCAGGGATGATTCCTGAGTGTCCTGGGGCCCCAGCAGGTCTGGCCAGGCAGCCGGAAGAGGTGGTATTGCAGGCTTCTGTCTCCTCATACCATGTATTCAGAGACTTAGCTGAAGTCACAGCCTTCCGAGGGAGCCTGCTAAGCTGGTACGACCAAGAGAAACGGGACCTACCATGGAGAAGACGGGTAGGCAGGCGAGGAGCAGGGACAGTGGGTGGGAGGCAGGCAcccagccccctccaccctaACTCCTCATCTGGGGTTACATTGACAGGCAGAAGATGAGGTGGACCTGGACAGGCGGGCATATGCTGGTCAGTACATCTCCTGAGAGCAGGGCTACTTTGCCTCGAGGCCCTTGGGTCTGGGGGCTGTGGGCCAGGTAGGGCAGGTCAGCAGTGTCCTCATGCCAACCCCTTTCCCCTAGTGTGGGTCTCAGAGGTCATGCTGCAGCAGACCCAGGTTGCCACTGTGATCAACTACTATACCGGATGGATGAAGGTGACTccaggggaggaagggaagggtcATGGGTCAGACCCCAGATGAGAGCCTGTACTTTGGGGTGGGTGTAGAGAAGGCTTCCTCTACCACCTTCGCCCTTGACCTTGTCTCTTTCTGCCTGCCTGTGGCTATAGAAGTGGCCTACACTGCAGGACCTGGCCAGTGCTTCCCTGGAGGTGAGAGCCACCCTAGGGTAGGGGAAATAGGAATGATAGAGGGACTGAAGGGTGATCTCTTTGACCTCTGATCCTACCCACAGGAGGTGAATCAACTCTGGGCTGGCCTGGGCTACTATTCTCGTGGCCGGCGGCTGCAGGAGGGAGCTCGGAAGGTAAGGGGATGGCAGGAGGGTAGGAACCCAGGAGTCTTGGGTGTCTCATAATCTTGAGTCTTGCACTCCAATCAGGTGGTAGAGGAGCTAGGGGGCCACATGCCACATACAGCAGAGACCCTGCAGCAGTTCCTGCCTGGCGTGGGGCGCTACACAGCTGGGGCCATTGCCTCTATCGCCTTTGGCCAGGTGATCTCACAGCCCACCCCCACTTTGTgcgtgcccagcctccttcctcctAGCCCAGGCTAACTCTTTGGCCCCTCTGTGCCAGGCAACCGGTGTGGTGGATGGCAACGTAGCACGGGTGCTGTGCCGTGTTCGAGCCATTGGTGCTGATCCCAACAGCACCCTTGTCTCCCAGCAGCTCTGGTAGGATGTTGGGGTAACAAGGGTGCTTCAGGGGTGTCTCCAAAGGAGCTCTGGCTCACAGCAGTGTTCCCTTCTTTTAGGGGTCTAGCCCAGCAGCTGGTGGACCCAGCCCGGCCGGGAGATTTCAACCAAGCAGCCATGGAGCTAGGTGCCACAGTGTGTACCCCACAGCGCCCACTGTGCAGCCAGTGCCCTGTGGAGAGCCTGTGCCGAGCACGCCAGAGAGTAAGCCTACTGGGGAAGGGGCAGTGAGAAGTCCTAAGGAGTGACTCTGCCCTATGACACTCAACCCTGTGCCTCTCAGGTGGAGCGGGAACGGCTCTTAGCCTCACGGAGCCTGTCGAGCAGTCCTGACGTGGAGGAGTGTGGTGAGCACCAAACCTAGaccccaccccagcccttccTGGCCCAGTCAGAAGCCCCATTCTAGTTCTTCCTCTAACCTGAGTAAGATTCTGCAGAACCCGGCCAAAGCCTGCTCTCTAGGTTGGCCCCTAAAGCCCTCTTGGCCTGAGCAGGGTTCGGGGATCTCCGTTCCCAGCTGCCAACACTGGACAGTGCCACCTGTGCCTGCCTCCCTCGGAGCCCTGGGACCAGACCCTGGGAGTGGTCAACTTCCCCAGAAAGGCCAGCCGCAAGCCCCCCAGGGAGGAGAGCTCTGCCACCTGTGTTCTGGAACAGCCTGGGGCCCTTGGGGCCCAAATTCTGCTGGTGCAGAGGCCCAACTCAGGTACCTGGATACTGggcgtggagggcagtggcatgagtAACAAGAGAGAATGGAGGCAATCGGCAGCTGAGGCCTGACCCCTGCCTGGCTGCCCTCCCTCTCAGGTCTGCTGGCAGGACTGTGGGAGTTCCCGTCCGTGACTTGGGAGCCCTCAGAACAGCTTCAGCGCAAGGCCCTACTGCAGGAACTACAGCGTTGGGCTGGGCCCCTCCCAGCCACGCGCCTCCGGCACCTTGGGGAGGTAAGTGAGCAGTGGAACGGCCAAGGATGTTGGCTTTTGAGGCTATATCCACAGGCCTATTTGAACCCCTTGGCCCTTCCTCCAGGTTGTCCACACCTTCTCTCACATCAAGCTGACATATCAAGTATATGGGCTGGCCTTGGAAGGGCAGACCCCAGTAACCACCGTACCACCAGGCGCTCGCTGGCTGACCCAGGAGGAATTTCACACCGCGGCTGTTTCCACTGCCATGAAAAAGGCACTACCTTTGTTGTCTTTGTTGTACTTCCTTGTGTTTCCTACATGTTCTACATGAATATATTACTgtataaacaggaaaaaaagcatttttttttttttttgagatggagaatcgctctgtttcccaggctggagtgcaatggcgctatctcggttgactgcaacctccgtctcccgggttcaagtgattctcctgcctcagcttcctgagtagctcggattacaggcgcccgccaccatgcctggctaatttttgtatttttagtagagatggggtttcatcatgctggccaggctggtctccaactctcgacctcaggcgatctgcctgcctcagcctcccaaagtgctgggattacaggcgtgagccactgtgcccggccattattttatttttgttttgagatggagtccctgtcacctggactggagtatagtggtgcgatcttggctcactgcaacctttgcctcctgggttcaagtgattctcgtgcctcagccacccgagtagctgggattacaggcgtgtaccaccatgcccagctaagttttatattttttgtagagatggggatttcaccatgttggctaggctagtctcaaacccctggccttaagtgatccacccgcctctgcctctcaaagtgctgggattacaggcatgagccactgcaccaggccaaaaaaattgcttttttttttttttgagatggagtcttgctctgttgcccaggctggagtgcgatggcatgatcttgactcattgcaacctctgcctcccaggttcaagtgattctcctgcctcagcctcccaagtagctgggattacaggcgtgtgccaccacgcctggctgattttttatttttgaatttgtattatttttaatttttgggagggagacagcatctccctctgtcaccaaggctggagtacagtggtgtgatctcagcttactgcaaactctggctcccaagtttaagtgattctcctgcctcagcctcccaattagctgggattgtaagcttgcgccaccatacccagctaaaggcttttttttgtatttttagtagagatgaggtttcaccatgctggccaggctggtctcgaactcttgacctcaagtgatccacccgcctcagcctcccagaatgctgggattacaggtgtgagctaccacacccagccatgattttttgtatttttagagatggggtttcaccatgttggccaggctggtctcaaactcctggcctcaagtgatccacccgccttggcctcccaaaatgctgggattacaggcgtgagccaccatgcctggccaaaaaagtatattttaaacaaaagtacTGGGACATGAAGTTAAGGGCAGAACACCGGTTTATCTCTTTTGGAAAAAGTGCCAGCCCTCACCTCCCCGTCTTCCTGTCTAGGTTTTCCGTGTGTATCAGGGCCAACAGCCAGGGACCTGCATGGTAAGTCTCCTAGGCCTCTCCCAACCGTGTCTCCCCAGGCCTGAGTCCATAGGTTTTTAGTCAGTTAACTGACGAATGTTTGGGTGAACATTCTCCACTCCAGGCTTCACTGGAGAGAGGAATAGTTCTTGACCTGGAGACCTTCCATTGTGGGGTGCAGGgtagagggaaaggaaaaaaatgatgaggACTCTCCAGTGTCACAGGTGTGTGAAATGCCTGTACTGAGTTTTGTGGGATATGAATTGTGGAGccatcagttctttttttttttgagacagagtctcgctctgtcacccaagctagagtgcagtggcccgatctcggctcactgcaatctcccacAACTGgattaaagcgattctcctgcctcagtctcccagtagctgggattacaggtgcccgctaccacacccaactaatttttgtatttttagtagagacagggtttcaccatgttgactaggctggtctcaaactcctgacctcaagtgatctgcccaccttggcctcccaaagtgctgggattacaggtgtgagccaccacacccatccttgGGAGCTATCAGTTCTAATTGGGAGACGGATCAGGAAAGGCTGTTTGGAGGAAGCAGCTGGTAATCTGGGTCCTAGAAATGAATCCTTTTCTTCAGGTTTGGGAGGAGAATCAACCATAGCGATGTTCTTTCCGGTCCCAAGAGTAGTGTGAGCAAAGGTGGGGCCCAGTGCAGGCTGCAGTGCTCAAAGAGCTGTGAGCAGTTGGTTTAGCTGGAAAGGTCAGCAGGGCCTGCTGGGTCAGTCAGGGTGTGAACCCTAGGCTGCTGATTCATTTTAGGTGGAGGAAAGAGGagtcagatttgcatttttaggACAATTCGATTCCCTCAGGCAGCCTTTTGGAGGGTTGATTGATGGGGCAGATACTTGAGGCAGGATGAAAGCTCTACAGCATTCCAGGCTAAGCCTGAGCTAGATCAGTAGAattggggaaagggagagaggacaAGGAGAGGATTCtctgctccccctcccccaactacAAGGCCTCCCTCCTTCCATTTTTTCACAGGGTTCCAAAAGGTCCCAGGTGTCTTCTCCGTGCAGTCGGAAAAAGCCCCGCATGGGCCAGCAAGTCCTGGATAATTTCTTTCGGTCTCACATCTCCACTGATGGACACAGCCTCAACAGTGCAGCCCAGTGACACCTCTGAAAGCCCCCATTCCCTGAGAATCCTGTTGTCAGTAAAGTGCttatttttgtagttattttatgttgtatgtttttgagatgggggtcttgctatgttgctcagtctggtttCGAACTCAGGTgattctggcctcaagtgattctcccacttcagcctcctaaagtgcttggattacaggcatgagccaccatgcccgcccttTTGTAGCTATTTTGGACAGCCTTCCACCCTCTCCCTAGCCCCCTCACTCCTCACATCCGAGGGAGGGACCCAGAAAAGTGGTGACGTTCTGCTTGGTCCTGACTTTCTCTGGCTGAACACCCAGCCAGTCCTGGGCAGATGGGGTTGGAGGGGGGTGTTCTGTCCAGACTGATCTGTCCTCCATCCCCCAGGAGAAAGGCAAGGCAGCTACAGGGAGAACCTGCCAGTGGCTGACACACAACACCCTCTGTCTATGTCTCAGGTCAGCTCTAATTGGAGTGGTGGCATCACTCTGGAGCAGGTAATTGGGCTCAACTCTCACCCAGCCCCTCCCCATCTGCAGTGGTCGCTCCCTAGGGGGAGAGGAAGCACAGGAGAAGAtttgttctgttttaaattcCTACCTCAAATACGAAATCATTTATTTAGGGTTATGTTACATACGGAGTGAAACAATACAGAAAAGCAAAGAGCTAATAATCACAGGATTTGAGGAGTGGGTGGGAGGAAACAGAATCACAGCGGGACACAAGGAGGACTCGAAAGTATTGGTTATGTTCTATTTCCTAGTGTGTAATTCTTTTATTGTTCTTTGTatcttacatatttattatagacTGTATATAAGAaatgttttagttttaaaaaattccaccTCTTTGGAGCCCAATGAGAGACACGGCTTCTGGCAGGCACTGATGAAATGGAAGTCACACCTGCCCCCCGGAGGCAAAGCCTTTCACTAGTTGGGCCTCCTGCGGATGTTCTTCAGTTCTGTGCTGGTCTCCCCAGAGCTGCAGGACAGCTGGCTGCACCCAGCTCTGGGCATCCTTAGGCTTCCTGGCTCCTGGCAGCTTGCTCCTGTACGGACTGCCACAGAGCTCTGATGTTGCCCTGACCAAAGCCAGTGGCCCCCTGCCTCTGAATCAGCTCCAGGAAGAAAGTGTCCTCAGTAAAAAGGGACTTGGTGAAGACCTGAAGCAGAAACTTGCCTTTATCACCATCTAGCAGGATCCCCTGTCGAGCAAGCAGATGAGGCTCGTGCCCTGCAGCTCGGATCTGCCTCTCCTTTCCTGGCTGCTGGTAGTATGCCCCAGGGGGAGCCAGGAACTGGCCTCCAGCAGTTGCCACCCCCTCAGTGGCCTCCACAATGTTAGGCGTATACAGCCCCACGTGCTGCAGGCCTGGTCCCTTGTGCCGGGCCAGGAACTGCTCCACCTGGTCCTGTCGTGTCGTCGCCCCCGGAAGGGACTCAGCCAGAACGAGAGTGGGGACAATGCTGCCTGGCTGGGCCTGCAGGGCTGTAAGCCTCAGTCCCCCAAGCCCAAACCCTGCTGTCATTTCGAGGCCCAGCTCGGGATCCTCACCTGGGCTCAGCGGCAAGTGGCAAAAGCCCAGGCAGTCGTGGAACCAGCGCAAAAGTGTGGGGGAGCTGCCGGGGGTGCAGGCCAAGGTCAGGTGGTCCACGCGGCTGACCCACCCGGGGCCAGGCGCAGAGGACACGGGCCTGAAGCCGGGTAGGAAGGGTCCGCGGTAGCCGGCGCGCTCCAGCAAGGTCAGACTGAGGTTGCCGGCGGGCGAACTGACCACGGCGTAAGTGGCGGCACCCTGCGCGTCCCGTACGCGAACGGGAGGGACAGGCACGCTGCATCCCAGCCCTGCCAGCTCCCGGGTTGCAGCGCCGGCGTCCGCCACGTCGAAGCACAGGTTTGTGGCGCTGGGCACGGCGTGACGCGGGTCCAGGCCGTACAGCGGCTCTCCAGACCCTGCGCCCTCGTTCACCAAAAAGACCGCGTCGCCGCTGCGCAGGGCTAGCTGCCGCCAGCCGTCTACCTCCCGCGAAGCCAGGGGCTGGAAGCCAAAGAGGCGCTGCAGGTCCCGGGCTAGGGACTGCCCGGCGGGCACGTGGAAGGCGATGTGGCATAAGCGAAGGGCGGGCGCGGCCATGGCGCTCTGGACGGCGACCTAGACTTGTCCTTCTGGGGCCGCTCACTTGTGGTTGGGGACTTCGGGGCTCTCAGTCCTGGGCTGATCGTCCGGAGTTGGGGAGTCCAGTTCACCCCGCAGACCGCGTTCCTCGCTTTCTTCCGGAAAGAAGTCACCCGCCGACCCCTGAGAGCTCGCCGTTCTCCCTGCAGCGCCACCCCAGCCAGGAGCAGCGTCTGGACCACCGGGTCTCAGCGAGCCGAGCTGCTGGTTGTGAGAACCACGCGGAGCCAGTTCTCGCGCCAAGCAGGAGAAAGAGGGCGGAGCCCGTGACTCCGCCTTTGACTCCCCACCCCCTCGCCCACACCCTGTCGCCTAGGATACTGCGGGGTCGCCGCGCTGCTCTTTCCCCGGGCCTCACGCCCGGTCACATCCTTGGGCACTgagcctccctcccccagcccaggaaCTCACAATGGCTGCCTTCACTCGGCGCCAGGCGCTGGGCTCCCACTCATCCCCCCAACCTCACAGCGAAGGGACTCAGCCCGGGTTCAGGGAAAGAGTTGGAATTCTCTCTCCACAAGCACGGAATTTCTTAGCactttcatgttttttctttaagttctggagtTTGCCTCTAAGTCTTAATATTCcctggaatacacacacacacacacacacacacacacacacgtttatatgttttgagacagggtcttactctgtcacccaggctggagtggcacaatcacagctcactgcagcctccacctcctgggttcaggcgattttccTTGCCTCAGCgcacaaatagctgggaccacaggcggacgccaccacaaccagctaattaaaaataatttttttttttagagatggggttttgctacattgcccaagctggtcttaaactccggggctcaagacatttttccacctcagcctcccaaagtgttgggcaaTCTCTCAACCAGTCCTGTCTCTTTCTTCAATCCCCCTTCTGTCAACATCATTTAACCCCTTGTCCCAAGCAAGATTTGGAGGAAAAATCTGACGGTTCGGGATCTGAAAGGAACAGCTGCCTGGCTacccttccctttccccatccTTTAAGGACTGGAACTCAGGCCCTCCTTGCTGAGGCAAACTCCAGAACTTGCAGCTTCCTGACTTGGCATTGAGCCAGAGATTTCTGTGGTGGGGGCACTTCTGGCTCTGGAACCCAGAATTGTGTGAGATGACTGGATTGAGGAATTTGTAGTCTTCTGGAACTTCAACTGAGTGGCCCTTGAAGGGTTAGGGAAGGGCATCCAAGAAGGGCAAAAGGCATAAGCAAAAACTCAGTAAGAATGTGAGCCAGGCTCTTAGAGCAGCAATGGGCCATGCTGTTAGGGAGGCATTTAGGATGAATGCCACAGTCCAAGGCATCACAAGACATTTTTTTGTCAGGCAGCCTGATCTACTGGGTTTCATTGGCAAGAGGGAGAAGGATGTCATAGGAGACAGGGGCTAGCTGGATGTCATGGTGTTCAGGCCTGCAGGCAGGAGGGCAGTACCCAGGAGCTGGTCAGGGTGGTAAAAGGTACTTGGTG
This portion of the Pongo abelii isolate AG06213 chromosome 1, NHGRI_mPonAbe1-v2.0_pri, whole genome shotgun sequence genome encodes:
- the MUTYH gene encoding adenine DNA glycosylase isoform X2 gives rise to the protein MIPLVSRLSRQWVRWTCAPSPGAVQAIMRKPRAAVGSGHRKQAASQEGRQKRAKNNSQAKPSACDGLARQPEEVVLQASVSSYHVFRDLAEVTAFRGSLLSWYDQEKRDLPWRRRAEDEVDLDRRAYAVWVSEVMLQQTQVATVINYYTGWMKKWPTLQDLASASLEEVNQLWAGLGYYSRGRRLQEGARKVVEELGGHMPHTAETLQQFLPGVGRYTAGAIASIAFGQATGVVDGNVARVLCRVRAIGADPNSTLVSQQLWGLAQQLVDPARPGDFNQAAMELGATVCTPQRPLCSQCPVESLCRARQRVERERLLASRSLSSSPDVEECAANTGQCHLCLPPSEPWDQTLGVVNFPRKASRKPPREESSATCVLEQPGALGAQILLVQRPNSGLLAGLWEFPSVTWEPSEQLQRKALLQELQRWAGPLPATRLRHLGEVVHTFSHIKLTYQVYGLALEGQTPVTTVPPGARWLTQEEFHTAAVSTAMKKVFRVYQGQQPGTCMGSKRSQVSSPCSRKKPRMGQQVLDNFFRSHISTDGHSLNSAAQ
- the MUTYH gene encoding adenine DNA glycosylase isoform X3, giving the protein MIPLVSRLSRQWAIMRKPRAAVGSGHRKQAASQEGRQKRAKNNSQAKPSACDAGLARQPEEVVLQASVSSYHVFRDLAEVTAFRGSLLSWYDQEKRDLPWRRRAEDEVDLDRRAYAVWVSEVMLQQTQVATVINYYTGWMKKWPTLQDLASASLEEVNQLWAGLGYYSRGRRLQEGARKVVEELGGHMPHTAETLQQFLPGVGRYTAGAIASIAFGQATGVVDGNVARVLCRVRAIGADPNSTLVSQQLWGLAQQLVDPARPGDFNQAAMELGATVCTPQRPLCSQCPVESLCRARQRVERERLLASRSLSSSPDVEECAANTGQCHLCLPPSEPWDQTLGVVNFPRKASRKPPREESSATCVLEQPGALGAQILLVQRPNSGLLAGLWEFPSVTWEPSEQLQRKALLQELQRWAGPLPATRLRHLGEVVHTFSHIKLTYQVYGLALEGQTPVTTVPPGARWLTQEEFHTAAVSTAMKKVFRVYQGQQPGTCMGSKRSQVSSPCSRKKPRMGQQVLDNFFRSHISTDGHSLNSAAQ
- the MUTYH gene encoding adenine DNA glycosylase isoform X1, giving the protein MIPLVSRLSRQWVRWTCAPSPGAVQAIMRKPRAAVGSGHRKQAASQEGRQKRAKNNSQAKPSACDAGLARQPEEVVLQASVSSYHVFRDLAEVTAFRGSLLSWYDQEKRDLPWRRRAEDEVDLDRRAYAVWVSEVMLQQTQVATVINYYTGWMKKWPTLQDLASASLEEVNQLWAGLGYYSRGRRLQEGARKVVEELGGHMPHTAETLQQFLPGVGRYTAGAIASIAFGQATGVVDGNVARVLCRVRAIGADPNSTLVSQQLWGLAQQLVDPARPGDFNQAAMELGATVCTPQRPLCSQCPVESLCRARQRVERERLLASRSLSSSPDVEECAANTGQCHLCLPPSEPWDQTLGVVNFPRKASRKPPREESSATCVLEQPGALGAQILLVQRPNSGLLAGLWEFPSVTWEPSEQLQRKALLQELQRWAGPLPATRLRHLGEVVHTFSHIKLTYQVYGLALEGQTPVTTVPPGARWLTQEEFHTAAVSTAMKKVFRVYQGQQPGTCMGSKRSQVSSPCSRKKPRMGQQVLDNFFRSHISTDGHSLNSAAQ
- the MUTYH gene encoding adenine DNA glycosylase isoform X7, which translates into the protein MACKAIMRKPRAAVGSGHRKQAASQEGRQKRAKNNSQAKPSACDAGLARQPEEVVLQASVSSYHVFRDLAEVTAFRGSLLSWYDQEKRDLPWRRRAEDEVDLDRRAYAVWVSEVMLQQTQVATVINYYTGWMKKWPTLQDLASASLEEVNQLWAGLGYYSRGRRLQEGARKVVEELGGHMPHTAETLQQFLPGVGRYTAGAIASIAFGQATGVVDGNVARVLCRVRAIGADPNSTLVSQQLWGLAQQLVDPARPGDFNQAAMELGATVCTPQRPLCSQCPVESLCRARQRVERERLLASRSLSSSPDVEECAANTGQCHLCLPPSEPWDQTLGVVNFPRKASRKPPREESSATCVLEQPGALGAQILLVQRPNSGLLAGLWEFPSVTWEPSEQLQRKALLQELQRWAGPLPATRLRHLGEVVHTFSHIKLTYQVYGLALEGQTPVTTVPPGARWLTQEEFHTAAVSTAMKKVFRVYQGQQPGTCMGSKRSQVSSPCSRKKPRMGQQVLDNFFRSHISTDGHSLNSAAQ
- the MUTYH gene encoding adenine DNA glycosylase isoform X4: MIPLVSRLSRQWAIMRKPRAAVGSGHRKQAASQEGRQKRAKNNSQAKPSACDGLARQPEEVVLQASVSSYHVFRDLAEVTAFRGSLLSWYDQEKRDLPWRRRAEDEVDLDRRAYAVWVSEVMLQQTQVATVINYYTGWMKKWPTLQDLASASLEEVNQLWAGLGYYSRGRRLQEGARKVVEELGGHMPHTAETLQQFLPGVGRYTAGAIASIAFGQATGVVDGNVARVLCRVRAIGADPNSTLVSQQLWGLAQQLVDPARPGDFNQAAMELGATVCTPQRPLCSQCPVESLCRARQRVERERLLASRSLSSSPDVEECAANTGQCHLCLPPSEPWDQTLGVVNFPRKASRKPPREESSATCVLEQPGALGAQILLVQRPNSGLLAGLWEFPSVTWEPSEQLQRKALLQELQRWAGPLPATRLRHLGEVVHTFSHIKLTYQVYGLALEGQTPVTTVPPGARWLTQEEFHTAAVSTAMKKVFRVYQGQQPGTCMGSKRSQVSSPCSRKKPRMGQQVLDNFFRSHISTDGHSLNSAAQ